Proteins encoded together in one Terriglobus saanensis SP1PR4 window:
- a CDS encoding GDP-L-fucose synthase family protein, which yields MMMQSDSRIFVAGHRGLVGSSLVRGLQRKGFTNLLTQTRAQLDLSDREAVAKYFEETKPEYVFLAAAKVGGILANDTLPADFIRDNLDIQNSVIEASYQVGVKRLLFLGSSCIYPKACPQPIREEYLLTGPLEQTNRAYALAKIAGIEMCWAYNRQYGTKYLAAMPSNLYGPGDNFDLQSSHVLPALIRKAHAAKKSGSEFVVWGSGKPQRELLYSDDLADACLYLMSSEDALFDTLLKSDEPPLINIGAGSDVTIRELADLVAKVVGFEGAMIFDASKPDGTPKKLMDSTRMRGLGWAPKVGLEDGIRSVYEMVKNELD from the coding sequence ATGATGATGCAGTCCGACAGTCGTATTTTTGTAGCCGGGCATCGCGGTCTGGTGGGGTCCTCGCTGGTGCGAGGACTCCAGCGGAAGGGTTTTACGAACCTTCTCACTCAGACACGCGCACAACTCGACCTTTCTGACCGGGAGGCCGTGGCGAAGTATTTCGAAGAAACGAAGCCGGAGTATGTTTTTCTGGCGGCGGCGAAGGTGGGCGGCATTCTGGCGAACGACACATTGCCCGCCGACTTTATCCGTGACAATCTCGACATTCAGAACAGCGTGATCGAAGCCAGCTACCAGGTTGGCGTCAAGCGACTGCTCTTTCTGGGATCGAGCTGCATCTATCCGAAGGCGTGTCCCCAGCCCATCCGTGAAGAGTACCTGTTGACCGGACCTCTGGAGCAGACCAACAGGGCTTATGCGCTGGCGAAGATTGCCGGCATCGAGATGTGCTGGGCCTATAACCGCCAGTATGGAACCAAGTATCTGGCAGCGATGCCTTCGAACCTCTACGGTCCGGGGGATAATTTCGATCTGCAGTCGTCGCACGTTCTGCCGGCGCTGATTCGCAAGGCGCACGCCGCGAAGAAGAGTGGGAGCGAGTTCGTGGTCTGGGGCAGCGGGAAGCCGCAGCGAGAGTTGCTCTATTCGGATGATTTGGCGGATGCTTGCCTTTACCTGATGAGCTCGGAAGATGCGCTCTTCGATACGCTTCTGAAAAGTGACGAGCCACCTTTAATTAACATCGGTGCTGGTTCGGACGTCACCATTCGGGAGCTAGCCGATCTCGTAGCCAAGGTCGTCGGTTTTGAGGGAGCGATGATCTTTGACGCTTCGAAGCCGGACGGCACGCCCAAAAAGCTTATGGACAGTACGCGCATGCGCGGTCTGGGTTGGGCACCGAAGGTTGGGCTTGAAGATGGAATCCGCTCGGTCTACGAAATGGTGAAGAACGAACTGGACTAA
- a CDS encoding nucleoside permease — MTNPMKARLSAMMFLEYFVWGSWYVTLATWLTSSLHFTGQQIGLAAGTTAVGAMIAPFFMGLVADKVFATERLLSCLHLLGAVLLFVGSQQVSFAHLYVVVLLYCLCFMPTLALTNSLAFRQMSDPTTEFGAIRVLGTAGWIVAGLLVGSLGLESTARPMQLAAAASVVMAVYCLTLPHTPPLARGTGFSVESVFPREAIGLLKERSMAVFALTSFFICIPLQFYYAFTNLFLNEAGVQNAAGKMTGGQVSELLCMVLLPWFFRRLGVKYMLAAGISAWALRYVFFALGGVDRMPLLWLGIILHGICYDFFFVTGQIYIDRKASLALRAAAQGLITFITYGAGMFVGSWLSGAVVEHYTIVVAGGAVMHDWRSIWLLSAGASAAVLVIFLVAFTDKSVKHATLAGDDALAPATLT; from the coding sequence ATGACGAACCCGATGAAGGCGCGCCTGAGCGCGATGATGTTTCTGGAGTATTTTGTCTGGGGTTCCTGGTACGTCACGTTGGCGACGTGGCTGACGAGCTCGCTCCACTTTACCGGGCAGCAGATCGGTCTTGCCGCCGGAACAACGGCTGTCGGAGCGATGATTGCGCCGTTCTTCATGGGGCTGGTGGCGGATAAGGTCTTCGCTACGGAAAGACTGCTTTCTTGCCTGCACCTGCTGGGCGCTGTGCTGCTCTTCGTCGGCTCGCAGCAGGTAAGTTTTGCGCACCTGTATGTCGTGGTGCTTCTATACTGCCTCTGCTTTATGCCCACGCTGGCACTGACGAATTCGCTGGCCTTCCGGCAGATGAGCGACCCTACGACCGAGTTCGGCGCGATCCGCGTGTTGGGTACTGCGGGATGGATTGTTGCGGGTCTTCTGGTCGGTTCGCTGGGGCTGGAGAGCACAGCTCGGCCGATGCAGCTGGCGGCTGCGGCGTCTGTCGTGATGGCGGTCTACTGTCTCACCCTTCCGCATACGCCACCACTCGCGCGGGGCACGGGGTTTTCCGTGGAGAGCGTCTTCCCGCGTGAGGCGATCGGCCTTTTGAAAGAGCGATCGATGGCAGTCTTTGCCCTGACGTCGTTCTTCATCTGCATTCCGCTGCAGTTTTATTACGCGTTTACGAACCTGTTTTTGAATGAAGCCGGTGTACAGAACGCTGCGGGCAAGATGACGGGCGGGCAGGTGTCCGAGTTGTTGTGCATGGTGCTTCTGCCATGGTTCTTCCGTCGACTGGGAGTGAAGTACATGCTGGCGGCGGGGATTTCCGCGTGGGCGCTGCGGTATGTCTTCTTCGCGCTGGGCGGCGTGGACCGCATGCCCCTGCTCTGGCTGGGAATTATTCTCCATGGCATCTGCTATGACTTCTTCTTTGTGACGGGCCAGATCTACATCGACCGCAAGGCGTCGCTGGCCCTGCGAGCGGCGGCACAGGGGCTGATTACATTCATCACCTACGGTGCGGGGATGTTTGTCGGTTCGTGGCTTTCGGGTGCGGTGGTCGAACACTACACCATCGTTGTGGCGGGTGGAGCTGTGATGCACGACTGGCGGTCGATCTGGCTGCTCTCTGCTGGAGCTTCTGCCGCGGTGCTTGTCATCTTCCTGGTGGCGTTTACGGACAAGAGCGTGAAGCATGCGACCCTCGCGGGTGACGATGCTTTGGCGCCAGCTACTTTGACGTAG
- a CDS encoding N-acetylglucosamine-6-phosphate deacetylase yields MLKDSIGSGRNMGEISISGRDPFTGNGITVTAEDGFITAITETEYDGKTYLSAGLVDLQVNGYRGFDLNSADLTVATVSSLTRELLATGVTTFAPTLITASEPELLRGLATIAEARRSDATAFACIPFVHVEGPHISPLDGYRGAHPLEDVRPPSIAEFDRWQAACDGLVGLVTLSPHFPRSDEYISALTERGVHVSIGHTHATSSQIRAAVDAGARLSTHLGNGVALQLDRHLNPMWPQLADERLTASFIADGHHLPAEVLQAMLHAKGLHRSILVSDAVALAGMPPGRYDTPVGGQVELSADGRLSMAGARTLAGAAVPLIFCIGEAVRLTRLPLGSILPLATANPGAFAGGRGRLLPGARADLFTFQWDAQRSVLQIEQVWLAGQPERSPTSK; encoded by the coding sequence ATGCTCAAAGACAGCATCGGATCGGGACGGAACATGGGTGAAATCAGCATCTCGGGACGCGATCCGTTCACCGGGAACGGCATCACGGTCACTGCGGAAGACGGATTCATCACGGCCATCACCGAGACGGAGTACGACGGCAAAACCTACCTCTCCGCAGGCCTGGTGGATCTACAGGTAAATGGCTACCGGGGCTTCGACCTCAACAGTGCCGACCTCACCGTCGCGACAGTCTCCAGCCTCACACGCGAACTGCTCGCCACGGGCGTCACCACCTTCGCACCCACGCTCATCACCGCCTCGGAACCGGAACTCCTCCGTGGCCTCGCGACGATCGCGGAAGCGCGACGATCCGACGCCACCGCCTTCGCCTGCATCCCGTTTGTCCATGTCGAAGGGCCGCACATCTCTCCGCTCGATGGATACCGCGGCGCACATCCCCTGGAAGATGTCCGTCCGCCATCCATCGCCGAGTTCGACCGCTGGCAGGCCGCATGCGACGGCCTCGTCGGTCTCGTGACGCTGTCGCCCCATTTTCCCCGCTCGGACGAATACATCTCCGCCCTCACCGAACGCGGCGTCCACGTCTCCATCGGCCACACGCACGCGACCTCCTCGCAGATTCGTGCCGCCGTCGACGCGGGCGCTCGCCTCTCCACCCATCTCGGCAACGGAGTCGCACTCCAGCTCGACCGACACCTGAATCCCATGTGGCCTCAGTTAGCGGATGAACGCCTGACAGCAAGCTTCATCGCAGATGGCCACCACCTCCCTGCGGAGGTCCTTCAGGCCATGCTGCACGCAAAAGGCTTGCACCGCAGCATCCTCGTCTCGGACGCCGTGGCTCTCGCCGGGATGCCGCCTGGAAGATACGACACACCCGTCGGCGGACAGGTCGAACTCTCTGCCGACGGCAGGCTCTCCATGGCAGGCGCACGAACGCTCGCAGGCGCTGCTGTGCCTTTGATCTTTTGCATCGGAGAAGCCGTCCGCTTAACCCGCCTTCCCCTTGGATCGATTCTCCCGCTCGCGACCGCCAATCCCGGAGCCTTTGCCGGAGGCCGTGGTCGTCTCCTCCCCGGAGCGCGCGCGGACCTCTTCACCTTTCAGTGGGATGCGCAGAGATCCGTCCTTCAGATCGAACAAGTGTGGCTGGCCGGTCAACCGGAGCGAAGCCCTACGTCAAAGTAG
- a CDS encoding amidase has protein sequence MSMENVLKVGSEPLRPIAQTLQCLARGEVTSRSLTDDCLRAVADPQGEGKRTFTRVYEESARTTADEVDLRRSEGVVAGPLAGLPISIKDLFDVAGETTLSGSTVLADAPSATADAAVVSRLRQAGAVLIGRTNMTEFAYSGLGLNPHYGTPKNPYDRATGRIPGGSSSGAAVSVSDGMAAAAVGSDTGGSIRIPAALCGLTGFKPTARRVSMEGVLPLSPTLDSIGVIAPTVACCALVDAVLAGQATITLLPGPLSGMRFGVLRGFVLDGMEDEVARAFYTALSTLSKAGAKVEDLYFGSLDRVPGANQFAAPEAFAWHRELLAMHGDRYDPHVAIRIRHGAGVYACDYLDLFTIRTEIMREAARTFEGFDAVLLPTVPCIAPAIATLEASDDAYFDANGAVLRNPSLFNYLDGCALSIPCHRPGEAPVGLMVAGLGGWDARILRVGAAIEAALLQQGCAIFS, from the coding sequence ATGTCGATGGAGAACGTCCTGAAAGTCGGCAGCGAACCGCTGCGTCCGATAGCGCAAACGCTGCAATGCCTTGCGCGAGGAGAAGTCACCAGTCGGAGCTTAACGGACGATTGTCTGCGCGCCGTTGCCGATCCGCAGGGTGAGGGCAAGCGTACGTTTACGCGTGTGTATGAAGAGTCTGCTCGCACGACTGCCGACGAAGTGGATCTGCGGAGGAGCGAAGGTGTGGTTGCCGGGCCATTGGCTGGTCTGCCAATCTCGATCAAGGATTTATTCGATGTTGCGGGAGAGACCACGCTCTCGGGATCGACGGTCCTTGCGGACGCACCTTCCGCGACAGCGGATGCGGCGGTGGTGAGCCGTCTGCGCCAGGCGGGTGCGGTGCTGATCGGGCGGACAAATATGACGGAGTTTGCTTACTCCGGGCTGGGGTTGAATCCACACTATGGGACGCCGAAGAATCCTTATGATCGTGCGACGGGGCGGATTCCTGGTGGTTCGTCGTCGGGCGCGGCGGTGTCAGTCAGCGATGGTATGGCGGCGGCAGCGGTCGGTTCGGATACTGGCGGGTCGATTCGGATTCCCGCTGCGCTGTGTGGTCTGACGGGGTTTAAGCCGACTGCCCGGCGCGTTTCGATGGAGGGCGTGCTCCCGCTTTCGCCGACTTTGGACTCGATTGGTGTGATCGCTCCGACGGTGGCATGCTGTGCCCTGGTGGATGCGGTGCTGGCAGGGCAAGCCACGATTACTCTACTGCCAGGACCGCTTTCGGGCATGCGCTTCGGTGTATTGCGGGGATTTGTTTTGGATGGCATGGAGGACGAGGTGGCTCGCGCCTTTTATACTGCGCTCTCGACGCTCTCCAAAGCGGGCGCAAAAGTTGAGGACCTTTACTTCGGGTCGTTGGACAGGGTTCCGGGGGCAAATCAGTTTGCCGCTCCTGAGGCGTTCGCGTGGCACCGCGAGCTTCTGGCGATGCACGGCGACCGCTACGACCCACACGTGGCCATTCGCATACGGCATGGAGCCGGGGTGTACGCCTGCGACTATCTCGATCTCTTCACGATCCGCACGGAGATAATGCGTGAAGCCGCACGCACGTTCGAGGGTTTCGATGCCGTTCTGCTCCCCACGGTGCCGTGCATAGCGCCTGCGATTGCAACGCTGGAAGCAAGTGACGATGCGTACTTCGATGCCAACGGTGCCGTGCTCCGGAATCCGAGTCTCTTCAACTACCTCGACGGTTGCGCGCTTTCTATCCCGTGCCATCGTCCTGGCGAGGCCCCTGTGGGCCTGATGGTTGCGGGTCTGGGAGGTTGGGATGCCCGAATTCTTCGCGTCGGCGCGGCCATCGAAGCAGCGCTTTTGCAGCAGGGCTGCGCGATCTTTTCTTGA
- a CDS encoding TIGR03435 family protein, with protein sequence MKKLLLWLVALVSFSAGALQAQDVVGTWQGTLQAEKDLRIVVKVSKTDAGALKTVNYSIDQGGQPMNANTSSLQGSTFKFTITGIGGSYEGKVSADGKTITGTWTQGKPLPLVLTRVTPETAWAIPEPPPPPKMMAADASPTFDVATIKPSDPEKQGHGIRVNGRNFSTLNTTLADLIEFSYGVHMRQIVGAPEWVDKDKYDIAAVPDGEGMPNDKQWKGMIQKLIADRFKLKFHHDKKELAAYALTVGKTPLKITKSESNGPLPGLFFHPVTGGLMLTTRNAKIEDFTGLLQAIVLDRPVVDQTGIEGRYDFDLSFTPDDSQFNGRFHTAAATENPLPGLFTAIQEQLGFKLDPVKTAVDVLMIDHAEKPTDN encoded by the coding sequence ATGAAGAAGCTGTTGCTTTGGCTGGTAGCCCTCGTTTCATTTTCCGCAGGAGCTTTGCAGGCCCAGGACGTTGTAGGGACATGGCAGGGAACGTTGCAGGCGGAGAAGGATCTTCGGATCGTCGTCAAAGTTTCAAAGACGGATGCCGGTGCCTTGAAGACGGTCAATTACAGCATCGACCAGGGCGGTCAACCTATGAACGCCAACACCTCTTCGCTGCAGGGATCGACTTTCAAGTTTACGATCACCGGGATCGGTGGCTCGTATGAAGGCAAGGTGAGCGCCGATGGAAAGACCATCACCGGCACATGGACGCAGGGCAAGCCTCTGCCGCTGGTGCTTACACGCGTAACCCCTGAGACGGCATGGGCTATACCGGAGCCGCCACCACCGCCGAAGATGATGGCGGCGGATGCGTCACCCACCTTTGATGTCGCGACGATCAAGCCTAGCGATCCTGAAAAACAGGGCCACGGCATACGGGTGAATGGACGGAACTTCTCCACGCTGAACACGACGCTTGCCGATCTGATCGAGTTTTCCTATGGCGTTCACATGCGCCAGATCGTCGGTGCTCCGGAGTGGGTGGACAAAGATAAGTACGATATTGCCGCTGTGCCTGATGGCGAGGGCATGCCGAATGACAAGCAGTGGAAGGGCATGATTCAGAAGCTGATTGCGGACCGCTTCAAGTTGAAGTTTCATCACGACAAGAAGGAACTCGCCGCTTATGCTTTGACCGTCGGCAAGACACCACTGAAGATTACGAAGAGCGAGAGTAACGGACCGCTTCCGGGACTCTTCTTTCACCCGGTGACGGGCGGCCTGATGTTGACGACTCGCAATGCGAAGATCGAAGACTTCACCGGGCTTCTCCAGGCGATCGTGCTCGACAGGCCTGTGGTCGATCAGACCGGAATCGAAGGAAGGTACGACTTCGATCTCAGCTTTACTCCGGACGATTCACAGTTCAACGGACGCTTCCATACTGCAGCGGCTACGGAAAACCCTCTGCCGGGACTCTTTACGGCAATTCAGGAACAGCTTGGCTTCAAGCTGGATCCCGTCAAGACTGCCGTCGACGTGCTGATGATCGACCACGCAGAAAAGCCGACCGATAACTAA
- a CDS encoding carboxypeptidase regulatory-like domain-containing protein, with protein sequence MTPKALHLGRLCSLCLFVCLAVLASRAVAAEYRGQVVYGGLPVPGVTVTVVQGGKTFTTVTDDQGAYSFPDLGDGAGRLKVEMLCFSPIEEAITVAAGAPAAKWELKLLSIEQIRAQGAVAQRVYVVPEAPKAEKPKTTAQGTLEVAPPPPPPDDASQRAADGLLINGSSNNAATSAYSLAQAFGNRRNGNKGLYNGGVSFILDNSTFDARPYSLSGLETDKPAYNLVTAGFTFGGPIRIPHLIRNGPNFFVAYEWTRNNNSTAQSALVPTQAQRNGDLSAQTTSIINPLTGQPFANNQIPVSAQAQALLNLYPLPNVAGNPRYNFQVPIVNSTHLDAMQTRLDKTIGRRDQVYGRFAFQSSRSGSANFLGFNDTTNAFGLNTSINWSHRFNPRTAIILGYQFSRLSSTVTPFWKNRANISGQAGITGNNQDAINWGPPTLSFVSVSSLTDAQSSFNRNRTDGVSLSAMWNRSPHNVTIGVDYRRQGYNDLFQQDPRGTFSFTGAATQGTATGSGSDFADFLIGVPDTSSIAFGNADKYLRQNVYDAYFTDDWRINSQFTANIGMRWEYGSPMTELKDRLVNLDIAPNFSAVSQVLASEPVGLRTGQHYPGSLIRPDRRSFEPRIAVSWRPIAGSSMVVRGGYGIYSDTSVYQATTLRMAQQAPLSKSLSVSNSPTCQLTLADGFNSCGSTTQNTFAVDPNFRVGYAQVWQLAVQRDLPAALQMTATYLGIKGTRGVQQFLPNTYPIGGTNPCPACPIGFTYRTSNGNSTRESGQLQLRRRLRSGFTASLQYVYSKSIDNDSQLGGQGATLTSNTSTQITQGVTAQNWRDLSAERGLSTFDQRHLLTLSAQYTSGMGSGGGTLMSGWRGTLLKEWTMLTSITAGTGLPETPIIPSAVPDTGVTGSIRANYTGASIHAAPAGLFLNPAAFTAPVAGQWGNASRGSITGPHQFTLNASAARTFRMTNRFNLDLHIDATNLLNHVNFTSWNTTVTSTQYGLPVAANAMRSLQTTLRLRF encoded by the coding sequence ATGACGCCCAAGGCTCTACATCTCGGACGCTTATGCTCTCTCTGTCTCTTCGTCTGCCTCGCTGTGTTGGCGAGCCGGGCGGTGGCTGCGGAGTATCGGGGGCAGGTCGTCTACGGAGGCCTGCCCGTTCCGGGCGTCACCGTTACGGTGGTCCAGGGAGGCAAGACGTTCACCACGGTTACGGACGATCAAGGTGCGTACTCGTTTCCTGATCTCGGCGATGGCGCGGGCCGGCTGAAGGTGGAGATGCTCTGCTTCTCGCCCATCGAAGAGGCGATTACTGTTGCCGCTGGAGCACCGGCAGCCAAGTGGGAACTGAAGCTGCTTTCCATCGAACAGATCCGGGCGCAGGGTGCCGTGGCGCAGCGTGTGTATGTGGTTCCGGAAGCACCCAAGGCGGAGAAGCCGAAGACGACAGCGCAGGGAACTCTGGAGGTTGCGCCTCCACCTCCTCCGCCGGACGATGCTTCGCAACGCGCGGCAGACGGCCTGCTCATTAACGGGAGTTCGAATAATGCTGCGACTTCGGCTTACTCGCTTGCGCAGGCCTTCGGTAATCGGAGGAACGGAAACAAGGGGCTTTATAACGGCGGTGTTAGTTTCATCCTGGATAACTCGACCTTCGATGCGCGACCGTACTCCCTCAGCGGGTTGGAAACAGACAAGCCTGCCTACAATCTCGTGACGGCTGGATTTACCTTTGGCGGGCCGATCCGGATTCCGCACTTGATCCGCAACGGCCCCAACTTTTTCGTCGCTTACGAGTGGACGCGCAACAACAATTCCACCGCGCAGTCTGCTCTTGTGCCGACCCAGGCGCAGCGGAACGGCGACCTCTCCGCGCAAACCACATCCATCATCAATCCCCTTACCGGGCAGCCCTTTGCGAACAATCAGATCCCCGTAAGTGCACAGGCGCAGGCGTTGCTCAATCTCTATCCCCTGCCGAATGTCGCCGGTAACCCGCGCTATAACTTCCAGGTTCCGATTGTGAACAGCACGCATCTGGACGCCATGCAGACGCGCCTGGATAAGACGATTGGCCGCAGGGACCAAGTCTATGGGCGCTTTGCATTTCAATCGTCGCGCAGTGGGAGCGCCAACTTTCTTGGCTTCAACGACACGACGAATGCTTTCGGCCTGAATACGAGCATCAACTGGTCGCATCGCTTCAATCCGCGCACGGCAATCATTCTCGGCTATCAATTCAGCCGGCTCTCCAGCACCGTGACGCCGTTCTGGAAAAACCGCGCGAATATCTCCGGTCAGGCCGGCATTACGGGGAACAACCAGGATGCGATCAACTGGGGTCCGCCGACCCTCAGCTTCGTCAGTGTCAGCAGCCTGACGGACGCGCAGAGTTCCTTCAATCGCAACCGCACCGATGGCGTGTCGCTTTCGGCGATGTGGAACCGTTCGCCGCACAACGTTACGATAGGCGTGGACTATCGCAGGCAGGGGTACAACGATCTCTTTCAGCAGGACCCGCGCGGCACTTTTTCTTTTACTGGCGCAGCGACGCAGGGAACGGCTACGGGCAGTGGTTCGGACTTCGCTGATTTCCTGATCGGTGTTCCTGATACCAGTTCGATCGCCTTCGGCAACGCGGACAAGTATCTTCGCCAGAATGTCTATGACGCGTACTTCACCGACGACTGGCGGATCAACTCGCAGTTCACGGCGAACATCGGCATGCGCTGGGAGTACGGCTCGCCGATGACGGAGCTGAAAGACCGTCTCGTCAATCTCGACATTGCGCCGAACTTTAGTGCAGTGTCTCAGGTACTCGCGAGCGAGCCCGTGGGTCTGCGTACGGGGCAGCATTATCCGGGTTCGCTGATCCGGCCAGACCGTCGCAGCTTCGAACCGCGCATCGCTGTGTCATGGCGTCCGATTGCGGGTTCGTCGATGGTGGTTCGTGGAGGCTATGGCATCTACAGCGACACCTCCGTCTACCAGGCGACGACGCTTCGGATGGCCCAGCAGGCTCCGCTCTCGAAGAGTCTGAGCGTGTCGAACAGTCCAACCTGCCAGCTCACGCTGGCGGATGGCTTTAACTCCTGTGGCTCTACGACACAGAATACGTTTGCGGTGGATCCTAATTTCCGCGTGGGGTATGCGCAGGTTTGGCAGCTCGCGGTGCAGAGAGACCTTCCCGCCGCTCTGCAAATGACGGCGACGTATCTCGGCATCAAGGGGACACGCGGTGTGCAGCAGTTTCTGCCCAACACCTATCCGATCGGTGGCACAAACCCATGCCCCGCATGCCCGATTGGCTTTACCTATCGCACGTCGAACGGTAACTCGACGCGCGAGTCCGGACAGCTTCAACTTCGACGCAGGCTGCGGAGCGGGTTTACCGCGTCGCTGCAGTATGTGTATTCGAAATCGATCGATAACGATTCGCAGCTTGGCGGGCAGGGAGCTACGCTGACTTCGAACACGAGCACGCAGATCACGCAGGGTGTAACCGCGCAGAACTGGCGCGACCTTAGTGCAGAGCGTGGTCTCTCTACCTTCGACCAGCGGCATCTTCTTACACTTTCCGCACAGTACACCTCGGGCATGGGCAGTGGAGGAGGCACGCTGATGAGCGGATGGCGCGGCACTCTGTTGAAGGAGTGGACGATGCTGACGTCCATCACCGCGGGCACAGGCTTGCCTGAGACGCCGATCATTCCCTCGGCCGTTCCCGACACGGGCGTCACCGGAAGCATTCGCGCAAACTATACTGGCGCTTCCATTCACGCGGCGCCCGCAGGCCTCTTCCTTAATCCGGCAGCGTTCACGGCTCCTGTTGCTGGGCAGTGGGGCAATGCAAGCCGAGGGTCGATTACAGGGCCCCATCAGTTCACATTGAACGCATCTGCTGCGCGCACCTTTCGGATGACGAACCGCTTCAATCTAGATCTGCATATTGATGCGACGAACCTGTTGAATCACGTGAACTTCACGAGTTGGAACACCACCGTGACCAGCACGCAGTACGGTCTGCCCGTAGCCGCGAATGCGATGCGCAGCCTGCAGACCACTTTGCGGTTGAGGTTTTGA